A region from the Thermodesulforhabdaceae bacterium genome encodes:
- a CDS encoding DMT family transporter, with protein sequence MIRGNEENMLHNKVKIAIAVIIAICAISSASILIRLTEAPALTIAFYRVFIGTGIYFPFVLIQRKVNTEAFHKAKAPYRMLLVCFAGVCLAAHFGFWISSLRHTSIASSVSLVNTSPIFVALFYRFSKNYPSELGNRPGWIWAGVILGMIGSIGLAGSDLFNPEGHSLFGDFLAVMGAISLAGYLVTGRIIGSSIPTATYLTCVYGSSSIILFLLCLLTASPLFNFTQKTYLMLFLIGLVPQGIGHSLINWSLRHLPATIVSLFVIAEPIGATVLAALILREYPGISTIVFMALIVAGISMSNFAFAKQKP encoded by the coding sequence ATGATCAGAGGTAATGAAGAAAACATGCTCCACAATAAAGTAAAAATCGCCATTGCTGTTATTATAGCCATTTGCGCTATTTCCTCCGCATCCATTTTAATAAGACTTACCGAAGCTCCAGCTCTAACAATTGCCTTTTACCGAGTGTTCATAGGGACAGGTATCTATTTCCCCTTTGTGCTTATCCAAAGAAAGGTAAATACTGAGGCGTTTCATAAAGCAAAAGCGCCTTACAGGATGCTTCTAGTATGTTTTGCTGGAGTATGTCTTGCCGCCCATTTTGGCTTCTGGATCTCTTCACTCCGCCATACATCCATTGCAAGTTCAGTAAGCCTTGTTAACACAAGCCCCATTTTTGTGGCGCTTTTCTATCGCTTTTCAAAAAATTATCCCAGCGAACTGGGAAATCGTCCAGGATGGATCTGGGCGGGGGTAATTTTGGGAATGATTGGAAGTATTGGCCTTGCTGGAAGTGATTTATTTAACCCCGAAGGACATTCTCTTTTCGGAGATTTTCTAGCTGTCATGGGCGCTATCAGTTTAGCCGGCTATCTTGTCACAGGAAGAATAATCGGTTCCAGCATTCCAACCGCAACTTATCTTACCTGTGTTTACGGATCTTCCAGCATTATTCTTTTCTTACTGTGCCTTCTTACCGCATCTCCTCTGTTTAACTTCACCCAAAAAACCTACCTCATGCTATTCCTGATCGGGCTGGTGCCTCAAGGCATTGGACATTCCCTGATAAACTGGTCTCTTCGTCACCTTCCTGCAACCATTGTATCCCTCTTCGTAATAGCCGAACCTATAGGAGCAACCGTTCTTGCAGCTTTGATTTTGAGGGAATATCCGGGCATTTCAACTATAGTATTTATGGCTCTAATTGTAGCTGGAATATCAATGAGTAACTTCGCTTTTGCAAAACAAAAACCCTAA
- a CDS encoding PHP domain-containing protein — MTDHSNKDLGELFRLTAVMLEIMDENVFRSRAFERAASIVESLQEDVCLLAKQGELETLAGIGKAIARYISEWCTEGTFSEYEKLKKNFPAGLLDLLRIPGLGSKKVKALYIQLGITSLGELEYACLENRLVSIKGFGLRSQEKILSAIENLKKIQKFRHAPDAYAVADEILSLLRDLKSVRSVTLVGALRRFQEYTDDVDILIDVDGSQWIDELARVNLLQSFSILFDEFGYTRVVGNFQNMVVDIRQAHGAGPLVVYTGNKDHVRDLGVEPGYLLLQKFADEAELYGSLGLSFIPPELREGLGEVEFARKNEIPILIEERDIKGIFHIHTTASDGALELERIVRICLELGYEYVGISDHSVSAAYAGGLTGEKLKRQREEVEIIRERYPQIDIYWGIESDIRPDGSLDYPDRILESFDFVIGSIHSHFKMDRKTMTDRILKALSHPCLTMLGHPTGRLLLARPGYDVDMDAVLEKAKEYGKILELNSHPYRLDIDWKNCRKAKALGIPVSINPDAHNRGDFYLRYGILTARKGWLSAGDVWNTKDRASMKKLMLEKPWKN; from the coding sequence ATGACCGATCATAGTAATAAAGACCTTGGGGAGCTTTTTAGGCTTACTGCGGTTATGCTTGAAATAATGGATGAAAATGTTTTTCGATCTAGAGCTTTTGAGCGAGCCGCTAGCATAGTGGAGTCTCTTCAAGAGGATGTGTGCCTTTTAGCAAAGCAAGGAGAACTTGAAACTCTCGCCGGTATAGGTAAGGCTATTGCTCGCTATATATCGGAATGGTGCACCGAAGGAACTTTTTCAGAATATGAAAAACTTAAGAAGAATTTTCCTGCCGGTTTGTTAGACTTACTTCGAATTCCCGGACTTGGTTCAAAAAAAGTAAAAGCTCTTTATATTCAACTCGGCATAACCTCCTTAGGTGAACTCGAATACGCCTGCCTTGAAAATCGTCTCGTCAGCATAAAAGGTTTTGGTCTCAGGAGCCAGGAGAAGATTCTTTCGGCTATCGAAAATCTAAAAAAGATCCAGAAATTTCGTCATGCTCCAGATGCTTATGCTGTGGCTGATGAGATCTTAAGCCTGTTGCGGGATCTTAAAAGTGTTCGAAGTGTGACTCTTGTTGGAGCTCTCAGGCGCTTTCAGGAATATACCGATGATGTGGATATCCTGATTGATGTGGATGGGTCTCAGTGGATTGATGAACTGGCTCGGGTGAATTTGCTTCAATCCTTTAGTATTTTATTTGACGAATTTGGTTACACTCGTGTGGTTGGGAACTTCCAGAACATGGTTGTTGATATTAGACAGGCGCATGGTGCTGGTCCACTTGTTGTCTATACGGGAAACAAAGACCATGTAAGAGATCTGGGGGTAGAGCCTGGTTATTTGCTCTTACAGAAATTTGCAGACGAAGCCGAACTTTACGGGAGCCTGGGACTTTCCTTTATTCCCCCAGAACTGAGGGAAGGTCTTGGGGAAGTTGAATTTGCTCGAAAAAACGAAATCCCGATTTTGATAGAAGAGCGCGATATAAAGGGGATTTTCCATATTCATACTACCGCAAGTGATGGAGCTTTAGAACTTGAAAGAATTGTCCGGATCTGTCTGGAGCTCGGTTACGAATATGTGGGCATTTCGGATCATTCCGTTTCTGCAGCTTACGCGGGAGGATTAACAGGAGAAAAGCTAAAAAGGCAGCGAGAAGAAGTGGAAATTATTAGGGAACGCTATCCACAAATTGATATTTATTGGGGCATTGAGTCAGACATTCGTCCAGATGGGTCTCTCGATTACCCGGACAGAATTCTGGAATCTTTTGACTTCGTAATAGGTTCAATCCACAGCCATTTTAAGATGGACAGAAAAACCATGACAGATCGCATATTGAAGGCTCTGAGTCATCCCTGTCTTACTATGCTGGGGCACCCGACAGGAAGGCTCTTGCTGGCAAGACCTGGCTATGACGTGGATATGGACGCTGTCTTAGAAAAAGCAAAGGAGTATGGGAAAATCCTGGAATTAAATTCTCATCCCTACAGATTGGATATCGATTGGAAAAACTGTAGAAAAGCAAAGGCTCTTGGAATACCTGTAAGTATAAACCCCGATGCCCACAATCGTGGAGATTTTTACCTTCGCTACGGCATTCTTACTGCTAGAAAGGGATGGTTAAGCGCCGGCGATGTGTGGAATACAAAGGATCGGGCAAGCATGAAAAAGCTCATGTTAGAAAAACCGTGGAAAAATTAG
- a CDS encoding VOC family protein, which yields MKAGYTGIHHLAMATGNMDETIRFWRDILGMRLILGLGKPGYRHYFFEISSTDTIAFFEWSQVKPIEPKDHGFPVKGPFVFDHVSIGVESKERLWELKQLLEAEGYWVSEVIDHGFILSLYSFDPNGIAIEFSWAVDELDPHKKPRLLDVDPSSLAKEGPNPQDKRRPEVSSLPEGERVVYPGERDQFEDRKDHWENLNDRS from the coding sequence ATGAAGGCTGGTTACACAGGCATTCATCATCTTGCTATGGCGACCGGTAACATGGATGAAACGATTCGTTTTTGGCGCGATATTCTTGGAATGCGTCTAATTCTTGGGCTTGGGAAGCCAGGTTATCGCCATTATTTTTTTGAGATTTCTTCGACTGATACCATCGCTTTTTTTGAATGGTCTCAGGTTAAGCCCATTGAACCAAAGGATCATGGCTTTCCGGTAAAAGGTCCCTTTGTTTTCGATCATGTCTCTATAGGTGTAGAAAGCAAAGAAAGATTGTGGGAACTCAAGCAGCTTCTTGAAGCCGAAGGTTACTGGGTTTCAGAAGTGATCGATCATGGTTTTATTTTGTCTCTTTATTCTTTTGATCCTAACGGCATTGCTATAGAATTCAGCTGGGCTGTAGATGAATTAGACCCTCATAAAAAGCCGCGGCTTTTAGATGTTGATCCATCGTCTCTTGCTAAAGAAGGACCTAACCCTCAGGACAAAAGACGTCCCGAAGTTTCTTCTTTGCCTGAGGGAGAGCGTGTCGTTTATCCTGGAGAGCGGGATCAGTTTGAAGACAGAAAGGATCATTGGGAGAATTTGAATGACCGATCATAG
- a CDS encoding TRAP transporter substrate-binding protein, whose translation MKKNTKNQLLATIVISLLAIFSLNSVALSETKLTCNAIYPADSLITKGVIEFANLVKEYTKGSVIIEVHPGGSLGYKGPELLGVVRDGVIPMSDILMGVVQDSEKVFGLPSLPRLVLTYDEAANFYNTAKPLYDKAAEKWNQKILYAAPWPPTGLFTKQEIKTVADLKGLRVRVYNKEIEKLFILLSANPLLLSWKDVPGAVKEGRVDAVLTTANVGAASKFGEHFKYFMPLHLDFPLNMVTINLKTWNSLSKEQQAAIEKAAAEIQAKQWEASKIDNSEGVKTLASQGIIIAMGGGANSETRHGIKVAAETGVFLTGLDKNFQTELDLAAKKVIDDFIATAGKDIADLLKSYMASLKR comes from the coding sequence ATGAAGAAAAATACAAAGAACCAACTGTTAGCTACTATTGTTATCTCGTTACTGGCTATTTTCAGTCTGAACTCTGTAGCTTTGTCAGAAACAAAACTTACCTGCAACGCCATATATCCAGCAGATAGCCTAATAACCAAAGGAGTTATTGAATTTGCTAATCTGGTGAAAGAATACACTAAAGGCTCCGTTATAATAGAAGTTCATCCAGGTGGAAGCCTGGGCTACAAAGGTCCTGAACTGCTTGGAGTGGTAAGAGACGGCGTTATTCCCATGTCGGACATTCTGATGGGCGTTGTCCAGGACAGCGAAAAAGTCTTTGGCTTACCATCTCTTCCAAGATTAGTCCTAACCTATGATGAAGCGGCGAATTTTTACAACACCGCAAAACCTCTCTATGACAAAGCTGCAGAAAAATGGAACCAGAAAATCCTTTATGCAGCTCCCTGGCCCCCTACCGGGCTTTTTACAAAACAGGAAATAAAAACTGTTGCGGATTTGAAAGGGCTTAGAGTAAGAGTCTATAACAAAGAAATAGAAAAACTCTTTATTCTTCTTTCGGCAAATCCCCTTCTTCTTTCCTGGAAGGACGTGCCTGGAGCTGTTAAGGAAGGTAGAGTCGATGCTGTTCTCACAACGGCAAATGTGGGAGCCGCAAGTAAATTTGGGGAACATTTCAAATACTTTATGCCATTACATCTAGATTTTCCCCTAAATATGGTCACCATAAATCTGAAAACCTGGAATAGTCTTTCCAAGGAACAGCAGGCAGCAATAGAAAAGGCAGCGGCTGAAATCCAGGCAAAACAATGGGAAGCTTCCAAAATCGACAATTCAGAGGGAGTAAAAACTTTGGCCTCCCAGGGAATTATCATAGCCATGGGAGGAGGAGCAAATTCTGAGACCAGGCACGGCATAAAAGTTGCCGCTGAAACCGGTGTTTTTCTTACCGGGCTTGATAAGAACTTCCAGACTGAACTCGACCTTGCAGCAAAAAAGGTGATTGACGATTTCATTGCAACTGCAGGAAAAGATATCGCTGACCTGCTAAAATCCTATATGGCATCGCTAAAAAGATAG
- a CDS encoding DUF488 family protein translates to MAVFIKHISDSYDSQDGLRYLVCDIPDSYSAEQLMLDGCIKNLSPEKIYDNMSDDEWKIFRKNYYQKLMQPENEPIIDSLAKKAMEGNVTILFVESHRTRNHAMVLKTLLELRIKAEFED, encoded by the coding sequence ATGGCTGTCTTCATTAAGCACATTTCCGACTCTTACGATTCACAGGACGGGCTGAGATATCTGGTCTGTGACATACCAGATAGTTATTCGGCGGAACAACTTATGCTCGACGGGTGTATTAAAAATCTTTCACCAGAAAAAATTTATGACAACATGAGCGATGACGAATGGAAGATCTTTCGAAAGAATTACTATCAAAAGCTAATGCAGCCGGAAAATGAACCCATCATAGACTCCCTTGCAAAAAAAGCAATGGAAGGAAACGTAACAATTCTTTTTGTAGAATCACACAGAACCAGAAACCATGCAATGGTGTTAAAGACTCTTCTTGAGCTAAGAATTAAAGCCGAGTTTGAAGATTAA
- a CDS encoding NAD(P)H-hydrate dehydratase: MQEQLERERKSLTVVGTLPFPEVPVITGDVEYSNGIITISGRWTFPAQRGTAALLGAAYEVLKNHGGGLLRAVLAGDNGQGYGSRAIYRYLVENPDVIRTNVLVFHYLFPDVDWHGKIIIALEKISPRPILIADAGFMYVAKMSGQASLYDLFTPDVGELAFLADEEAPHPFYTRGFLLHENNRLFDLIERAYSHGNAAKNLLVKAAVDHIVVQGQLVATISEPNVPELEAIGGTGDTLTGIVSALVASRLEITDAMVLAAKTNRMAGSLAKPTVATPITNLIEKIPYALNKVLGGAV, encoded by the coding sequence ATGCAAGAACAGTTAGAAAGAGAGCGAAAATCCCTTACGGTTGTAGGCACTCTGCCTTTTCCAGAAGTTCCTGTTATTACAGGTGATGTGGAGTATTCGAATGGAATCATCACTATTTCTGGTAGATGGACTTTTCCCGCCCAGCGAGGCACGGCAGCTCTGCTTGGTGCTGCCTATGAGGTTCTAAAAAATCATGGAGGGGGACTTCTTAGAGCAGTTCTTGCAGGAGATAATGGCCAAGGATATGGAAGTAGGGCAATATACCGTTACTTAGTGGAAAATCCCGACGTGATAAGAACAAATGTTCTGGTCTTTCATTATCTTTTCCCTGACGTAGACTGGCATGGGAAAATCATTATCGCACTTGAAAAGATTTCGCCCAGGCCTATTCTTATTGCTGATGCTGGGTTTATGTATGTGGCAAAAATGAGCGGACAGGCGAGTTTGTATGATCTTTTTACGCCAGACGTTGGAGAGCTTGCTTTTCTTGCTGACGAAGAAGCCCCTCATCCTTTTTACACTCGTGGCTTTTTGCTTCATGAGAACAACAGGCTTTTTGACTTAATTGAAAGAGCCTATTCTCATGGCAACGCCGCCAAAAACCTTTTAGTAAAAGCAGCGGTTGATCATATTGTTGTTCAGGGACAGCTAGTGGCTACCATCTCAGAACCTAATGTGCCAGAACTGGAAGCTATAGGTGGCACAGGAGATACCTTGACAGGCATTGTGTCGGCTCTTGTTGCTTCTCGTTTGGAAATTACTGATGCGATGGTTTTAGCTGCAAAAACCAATCGCATGGCTGGTAGCCTGGCAAAACCAACGGTTGCAACTCCCATTACCAACCTTATTGAGAAGATTCCTTATGCTCTTAATAAAGTGCTTGGCGGTGCCGTCTGA
- a CDS encoding DUF3343 domain-containing protein produces MGILSVFKRKKNLLKPEQSSASEGMLVFENTSEVIKAERVLKDAGYNVRVMGPPPELRTGCDLVVVFPIVIQLQVIRLLKAEGLEPVKTVPVSSPLLSPVSLFHVKEFGDFIMVRAANMKLSFEKGSGLIVNISGGGCPDVPFVAAQMIGKTLWDAPSPREIGYTLCAYALSLALEHGKSLCPRPQA; encoded by the coding sequence ATGGGAATTCTCTCGGTTTTTAAGCGAAAAAAGAATTTGCTCAAACCAGAGCAGAGTTCTGCTTCTGAAGGGATGCTGGTGTTTGAAAATACTTCAGAAGTTATCAAAGCCGAACGGGTGTTAAAGGATGCAGGGTATAATGTTAGAGTTATGGGACCTCCACCGGAGCTTAGAACGGGCTGTGATCTAGTGGTTGTTTTCCCGATAGTAATTCAACTCCAGGTCATCAGGCTTCTCAAAGCAGAAGGCCTTGAACCTGTTAAGACAGTTCCTGTCTCTTCCCCTTTGCTTTCTCCTGTAAGTCTTTTTCATGTTAAGGAGTTTGGAGATTTTATCATGGTTCGAGCAGCAAATATGAAGCTATCTTTTGAAAAAGGCTCTGGGTTGATTGTAAATATCTCCGGTGGAGGATGTCCCGATGTTCCTTTTGTGGCGGCGCAGATGATAGGTAAAACTCTGTGGGACGCCCCGTCCCCCCGTGAAATAGGTTACACTTTGTGCGCTTACGCTCTCAGCCTCGCCCTGGAACACGGGAAAAGCCTCTGTCCCCGACCGCAGGCATAG
- a CDS encoding sulfurtransferase TusA family protein, with protein sequence MEELVDVRGLSCPQPVLVTLEKIKASRSNRLRILVDTDTARENIARMVKTVGWEVLEVEPQGIGYIITIGKAA encoded by the coding sequence ATGGAAGAATTGGTAGATGTGAGAGGACTTTCTTGTCCTCAACCTGTGCTGGTAACGCTAGAAAAAATTAAAGCTTCCAGGTCCAACCGGCTTCGTATTCTGGTTGATACGGATACGGCGAGAGAAAACATCGCCAGGATGGTTAAAACGGTAGGATGGGAAGTGCTTGAGGTTGAACCTCAGGGGATTGGTTACATCATCACTATAGGTAAAGCGGCTTAA
- the yedE gene encoding YedE family putative selenium transporter, translating to MRSSIKNPFATTLGIIVTGGVIGILAACLQKLGNPPNMGICVACMERDIAGALGLHRAAVVQYLRPEIIGFVLGSFIAALIFKEFRPRAGSAPIVRFILGFFAMVGALVFLGCPWRALLRLAGGDGNAIFGILGLLFGVWIGTLFFRKGYNPGRSNPAPVPVGLILVLIMVAFLILRIIYPPVQGQAQSGVLFYSLEGPGSQRAPLLVSLFVAILIGFIAQRSRFCTMGALRDLILFRNAHLFSGIVSLAVFAFLTNLILGQFRPGFSNQPIAHSMFLWNFLGMALAGLAFALAGGCPGRQLFLAGEGDGDAALFVTGMIVGAAFSHNFGFAASPKGIGPHSIAAIIVGFVVCLWIGFAMKQKQQ from the coding sequence ATGAGGTCTTCCATCAAGAATCCTTTTGCAACGACTCTGGGCATTATTGTTACTGGTGGAGTTATTGGTATCTTGGCCGCCTGTCTTCAAAAACTGGGCAATCCGCCAAATATGGGTATTTGTGTAGCCTGTATGGAGCGGGATATTGCCGGTGCTCTGGGGCTTCATCGAGCGGCGGTGGTCCAGTATCTTCGCCCCGAAATCATTGGTTTTGTCCTGGGTTCGTTTATTGCTGCTTTGATTTTTAAAGAATTTAGACCAAGGGCAGGTTCTGCTCCAATTGTTAGATTTATTCTTGGTTTTTTCGCTATGGTGGGAGCGCTTGTATTTCTTGGATGTCCCTGGCGAGCTTTACTAAGGCTAGCTGGCGGAGACGGTAATGCTATCTTCGGTATTCTTGGGCTTCTATTCGGGGTCTGGATAGGGACTCTCTTTTTCAGAAAAGGTTATAACCCTGGCAGATCAAATCCAGCACCAGTCCCCGTTGGGCTTATACTTGTTCTGATAATGGTCGCTTTTCTAATCCTTCGCATAATTTATCCCCCTGTTCAGGGACAGGCTCAGAGCGGAGTGCTTTTCTACAGCCTTGAGGGACCTGGTTCACAACGCGCTCCTCTGCTGGTCTCGCTATTTGTGGCAATCCTGATCGGTTTTATAGCTCAACGAAGCCGCTTTTGCACTATGGGTGCTTTGAGAGACCTTATACTTTTCCGAAACGCTCATCTATTCTCAGGAATTGTTTCCCTTGCTGTTTTTGCATTTCTTACAAATCTTATCCTGGGACAATTCCGTCCCGGTTTTTCCAACCAGCCCATTGCTCATTCCATGTTCCTCTGGAATTTCCTTGGTATGGCTCTTGCCGGACTTGCCTTTGCTCTTGCAGGAGGCTGTCCGGGACGACAACTCTTTCTTGCCGGTGAAGGTGATGGCGATGCGGCTCTCTTTGTGACTGGAATGATAGTAGGAGCGGCTTTCTCTCATAACTTCGGTTTTGCCGCTTCGCCTAAGGGCATTGGGCCTCATTCCATAGCGGCAATAATTGTTGGCTTTGTGGTTTGCCTGTGGATCGGCTTTGCGATGAAACAAAAACAGCAGTAA
- a CDS encoding KUP/HAK/KT family potassium transporter: MSSSHLSAVFNKLIVNRNVLSKDVIRSLGLVFGDIGTSPIYTLTVIFSIIKPTQENLIGVVSLIVWTLITLVSLQYAYLAMGLSRKGEGGTIVLKEILVSLLKSKKAIGFVTFLSFIGISLLMGDGVITPAISILSAVEGLLLVPGFSNVSQDILVLIASIIAILLFLFQKKGTGNVSIIFGPIMALWFSLLAISGVEAILHEPSILKAVIPYYAVRFLMDHGLTGFFILSEVILCATGGEALYADMGHLGREPIVEAWKIVFVALCLNYLGQGAFLMEHPETKNILFGMFYHQISSLYVPFLIISIMATVIASQAMISGMFSIVYQGITTRIMPLLKVDYTSTKLSSQIYIGSINWFLLFFVLFIMYDFKESNRLAAAYGLAVTGTMTLTGIMMTCIFYLRNNILKASISMFITLIDLIFLVSNLYKIPHGGYWSIIIAFFPFVAILIYTSGQKRLYQVLNPIDKKIFIEKYEELYKNTTKIKGTSLFFARVTDKVSPYIVNTMFTNNIIYEDNIIVSITKLDSPFGVKFSFKDNLSEGLRVFNIEHGYMEFVDIEALLRKVGIDEKVIFYGVEDIVTSNIVWKIFSIMKKLSPTFVQFYRLPPDKLHGVITRVYM, translated from the coding sequence ATGAGTTCAAGCCATCTATCGGCGGTTTTTAATAAATTGATTGTTAACAGAAATGTTCTATCCAAGGATGTCATAAGGTCACTTGGGCTTGTTTTTGGAGATATTGGCACAAGCCCAATTTATACGTTAACGGTAATATTTTCAATTATAAAGCCTACTCAGGAGAATTTAATTGGCGTTGTATCTCTTATTGTATGGACACTTATCACGTTAGTCTCTCTGCAATATGCCTATTTGGCCATGGGTCTTAGTAGAAAAGGAGAGGGCGGTACAATAGTTCTAAAGGAAATACTTGTATCACTTCTTAAATCAAAAAAGGCGATTGGTTTTGTTACATTTCTGTCATTTATTGGAATATCGCTTTTAATGGGTGATGGAGTGATTACTCCGGCTATAAGTATTCTAAGTGCTGTTGAAGGTTTACTTTTAGTTCCCGGTTTTTCGAATGTTTCTCAGGATATTCTTGTCTTGATAGCTTCCATTATAGCCATATTGTTGTTTTTATTTCAGAAAAAAGGCACAGGGAACGTATCTATTATTTTTGGACCAATAATGGCTTTATGGTTTTCTCTCCTCGCTATCTCTGGTGTTGAGGCAATCCTTCATGAACCATCCATTTTGAAAGCTGTTATCCCTTATTATGCTGTCCGGTTTTTAATGGACCATGGTTTAACTGGATTCTTTATTCTTTCTGAGGTCATTCTTTGTGCAACGGGTGGAGAAGCCCTTTACGCTGATATGGGACATCTTGGACGAGAGCCTATTGTGGAAGCATGGAAGATTGTGTTTGTAGCTCTCTGTTTGAATTATCTTGGGCAAGGAGCGTTTCTTATGGAACATCCTGAGACGAAGAATATTTTATTTGGTATGTTTTATCACCAAATCAGTAGTCTCTATGTTCCTTTCCTTATTATAAGTATAATGGCAACTGTAATTGCATCTCAGGCAATGATAAGTGGGATGTTTTCTATAGTTTATCAAGGCATAACGACTCGTATCATGCCTCTTCTGAAGGTTGATTATACATCAACCAAATTAAGTTCGCAGATATATATAGGCTCTATAAACTGGTTTTTACTGTTTTTTGTATTGTTTATAATGTATGATTTTAAAGAATCTAACCGACTTGCGGCTGCTTATGGACTAGCCGTTACAGGAACGATGACTCTCACCGGAATTATGATGACGTGCATATTCTATTTGAGAAATAACATATTAAAAGCAAGTATATCAATGTTCATAACGCTTATTGACTTGATATTCTTGGTGTCTAACTTATATAAGATTCCACATGGAGGCTACTGGTCAATTATTATAGCTTTTTTCCCATTTGTTGCAATTCTTATATACACGTCAGGACAAAAGAGACTTTATCAAGTCCTTAATCCTATAGATAAGAAAATTTTTATTGAAAAATATGAAGAACTATATAAAAATACAACTAAAATAAAAGGAACAAGTCTCTTTTTCGCTAGGGTCACAGATAAAGTGTCTCCATATATTGTCAATACTATGTTTACTAATAATATCATTTACGAAGACAATATCATTGTATCAATAACAAAATTAGATTCCCCTTTTGGAGTCAAATTTTCTTTCAAAGATAATCTTTCGGAAGGTTTACGAGTTTTTAATATAGAACATGGCTATATGGAGTTTGTAGACATTGAAGCCCTTTTGAGAAAAGTTGGCATCGATGAAAAGGTTATATTTTATGGGGTAGAGGATATAGTAACATCCAACATTGTTTGGAAAATATTTTCAATCATGAAAAAGCTTAGCCCTACCTTTGTGCAATTCTATAGACTCCCGCCTGATAAATTACATGGTGTTATTACTCGAGTATATATGTAA
- a CDS encoding response regulator: MITVLLVERDHDFRKGIVRQLMTMSGFGVLEVSNETELNEALLTRSVDVALVGVSAGTRYQDIEIVEKINRTKPEIPVIVMVPEKLTSLSIEAMRFGARDDIFVPFDVVELVEKIYKVLGIKRRKKAGWKEKLERALVGITFAEANLDKYARGVLSEGESSSKNGESEDLDS, translated from the coding sequence ATGATCACAGTTCTTTTGGTTGAGAGGGATCATGATTTCAGGAAAGGAATTGTTCGTCAGCTTATGACCATGTCCGGGTTTGGAGTTTTGGAAGTTTCTAATGAAACAGAGCTTAACGAAGCTCTTTTAACCAGATCTGTGGATGTTGCTCTTGTTGGGGTTTCTGCTGGGACTAGGTATCAAGATATAGAAATTGTGGAGAAGATAAACCGTACAAAACCGGAGATTCCCGTAATTGTTATGGTTCCTGAAAAGCTTACCAGCCTGTCGATTGAAGCAATGCGTTTTGGAGCTAGGGATGATATCTTTGTTCCCTTTGATGTGGTGGAGCTTGTTGAGAAGATATATAAGGTTCTCGGCATAAAGAGACGGAAAAAAGCCGGGTGGAAAGAGAAGTTAGAAAGGGCCTTAGTTGGGATAACCTTTGCCGAAGCTAACCTTGATAAATATGCAAGAGGAGTGTTGAGCGAGGGAGAGTCCTCAAGCAAGAATGGCGAGTCTGAGGACCTAGATAGCTGA